Proteins from a single region of Pseudarthrobacter sp. NIBRBAC000502772:
- a CDS encoding sulfate/molybdate ABC transporter ATP-binding protein, translating into MTFSVQAAVAGRGFDVSLAVGPAETVAIMGANGAGKSTLLNVIAGLLHPDSGTAELDGRRLFDLTAGRGQWTAPHRRGTALLAQEPLLFPHLSVLENVAFGPRSAGASKQAARESALRWLAEVEATELQARRPAELSGGQAQRVAVARALAADPGLLLLDEPMAALDIHAAPLLRRLLKRVLAGRRAIIITHDVLDALMLADRVVILENGRISEEGPTRDILQRPRSRFAAGLAGLNFVAGHLTEHGLRAGALNLYGHHDAAAPLPAGQPGVAVFPPSAVSVFLTEAHGSPRNSFAVTITDLEPHGDGIRVRAGEGGQLSADITPAASVDLGLAPGMQVYFVIKAGAVAIYPG; encoded by the coding sequence GTGACGTTCTCGGTTCAGGCCGCCGTGGCCGGCCGCGGGTTCGACGTCTCCCTCGCGGTGGGGCCAGCCGAAACGGTGGCCATTATGGGAGCCAACGGCGCGGGAAAATCCACCCTGCTGAACGTCATTGCGGGCCTGCTGCACCCGGACTCTGGCACGGCCGAACTGGACGGCAGGAGGCTGTTTGACCTCACCGCCGGGCGCGGCCAGTGGACGGCTCCGCACCGGCGGGGCACAGCGCTCCTGGCCCAGGAACCGCTGCTTTTCCCGCACCTGAGCGTGCTGGAGAACGTGGCCTTCGGGCCCCGGAGTGCGGGGGCTTCGAAGCAGGCCGCGCGGGAGTCCGCCCTGCGGTGGCTCGCGGAAGTCGAAGCGACGGAGCTGCAGGCCCGCCGCCCGGCCGAGCTCTCCGGCGGCCAGGCGCAGCGCGTAGCTGTGGCGCGGGCGCTCGCCGCCGACCCCGGGCTCCTCCTCCTGGACGAGCCGATGGCCGCGCTGGATATCCATGCCGCGCCGCTGCTCCGGCGCCTGCTCAAGCGCGTGCTGGCCGGCCGAAGGGCCATCATCATCACCCACGACGTCCTCGACGCCCTGATGCTGGCCGACCGGGTGGTCATCCTCGAAAACGGGCGGATCAGCGAGGAAGGCCCAACGCGGGACATCCTCCAGCGCCCGCGCAGCCGGTTCGCGGCCGGACTCGCCGGACTCAACTTTGTGGCCGGCCACCTGACCGAACACGGTCTGCGGGCCGGTGCCCTGAACCTCTATGGCCACCACGACGCAGCCGCCCCGCTCCCTGCCGGGCAGCCGGGCGTGGCTGTCTTCCCGCCGTCGGCCGTTTCCGTTTTCCTCACCGAAGCGCATGGCAGCCCGCGGAACTCCTTCGCCGTGACCATCACGGACCTGGAGCCGCACGGGGACGGGATCCGGGTCCGCGCCGGGGAGGGCGGGCAGCTGAGCGCGGACATCACGCCGGCTGCCTCTGTAGATCTCGGGCTGGCGCCGGGCATGCAGGTGTATTTCGTGATCAAGGCCGGTGCCGTGGCCATCTACCCCGGCTGA
- a CDS encoding ABC transporter permease encodes MRQARNGGYGGVPRWIYVLAAAGGLFVVLPLAAMVAKVNWAQFIPLITSEASLQALGLSLRTSAASTFLCIVLGVPLALVLARGSFPGQRFLRSLVLLPLVLPPVVGGIALLYTFGRQGLLGRTLEVAGLQIAFSTTAVILAQTFVALPFLVVSLEGALRTAGNRYEAVAATLGAGPTTVLRRVTLPLVLPGLASGAVLSFARSLGEFGATLTFAGSLQGVTRTLPLEIYLQRETDADAAVALALVLVGVAVAVVALAYRSPRAAERAASGSWERTTTAPAEGGAVR; translated from the coding sequence ATGAGACAGGCCAGGAACGGCGGATACGGCGGCGTCCCGCGCTGGATTTACGTCCTTGCGGCTGCCGGTGGCCTGTTCGTGGTGCTGCCGCTGGCGGCCATGGTGGCCAAGGTCAACTGGGCCCAGTTCATCCCGCTGATCACGTCGGAAGCGTCGCTGCAGGCACTGGGACTGAGCCTGCGCACGTCCGCGGCCAGCACTTTCCTGTGCATCGTGCTCGGTGTGCCGCTGGCCCTGGTCCTGGCCCGCGGCAGCTTCCCCGGCCAGCGCTTCCTCCGCTCACTGGTCCTGCTCCCGCTGGTGCTTCCGCCCGTGGTGGGCGGCATCGCACTCCTGTACACGTTCGGGCGGCAGGGGCTGCTGGGCCGGACGCTGGAAGTGGCTGGCCTGCAGATCGCCTTTTCGACGACGGCGGTCATCCTGGCCCAGACGTTTGTGGCCCTGCCGTTCCTGGTGGTCAGCCTTGAGGGTGCCCTGCGGACCGCCGGGAACCGGTACGAAGCGGTGGCGGCGACGCTCGGCGCCGGGCCCACCACGGTGCTCCGCAGGGTCACCCTCCCGCTCGTGCTGCCGGGACTGGCGTCCGGCGCGGTGCTGTCCTTCGCCCGCAGCCTGGGTGAATTCGGCGCCACGCTCACGTTCGCCGGAAGCCTGCAGGGCGTGACCCGGACCCTGCCGCTGGAAATCTACCTGCAGCGCGAAACGGACGCCGATGCCGCCGTCGCGCTTGCCCTGGTCCTCGTGGGGGTGGCGGTTGCCGTGGTGGCGCTCGCGTACCGCAGTCCCCGCGCCGCCGAACGGGCTGCGTCCGGCAGCTGGGAACGCACGACGACGGCGCCCGCCGAGGGCGGTGCGGTCCGGTGA
- the modA gene encoding molybdate ABC transporter substrate-binding protein → MLGLVACAPATTPTATQSAAAQSPASQSPDATGQVSGTITVFAAASLKATFTELASDFEAKNPGTKLVLSFAGSSDLATQITQGAPADVFASADTKNMTKLADAKLLDGTAKNFATNVLEIAVPPSNPASIASFADLAKPGVKVVVCASQVPCGAAADTVEKAAGVSLSPVSEESSVTDVLGKVTSGEADAGLVYVTDVKGAGGKVKGIPFDESGKAVNTYPIATVGSSRNKELAAAFIAMMTGVDGQKTLSAAGFGAP, encoded by the coding sequence ATGCTGGGCCTCGTCGCATGCGCACCGGCTACGACGCCCACGGCCACGCAGTCCGCCGCGGCGCAGTCCCCGGCCTCTCAGTCCCCGGACGCCACCGGTCAGGTGTCCGGGACCATCACGGTCTTCGCAGCCGCGTCGCTCAAGGCCACGTTCACAGAGTTGGCCAGCGACTTCGAGGCGAAGAACCCCGGCACCAAGCTCGTGTTGAGCTTCGCCGGTTCTTCGGACCTGGCCACCCAGATCACCCAGGGCGCACCGGCCGACGTTTTTGCCTCCGCCGACACCAAAAACATGACCAAACTGGCCGATGCCAAGCTCCTGGACGGGACCGCGAAGAACTTCGCCACCAACGTCCTGGAGATCGCCGTCCCGCCGTCCAATCCGGCGTCGATCGCGTCCTTCGCGGACCTGGCCAAGCCAGGCGTCAAGGTGGTCGTCTGCGCCAGCCAGGTTCCGTGCGGGGCGGCCGCGGACACGGTGGAAAAGGCCGCGGGCGTGAGCCTCTCGCCGGTCAGCGAGGAGTCATCGGTGACGGACGTCCTGGGCAAGGTCACCTCGGGCGAGGCCGACGCCGGCCTGGTCTACGTCACCGACGTCAAAGGCGCCGGAGGCAAGGTCAAAGGGATCCCGTTCGACGAATCCGGCAAGGCAGTCAACACGTATCCCATCGCCACAGTAGGCTCGAGCCGGAATAAGGAACTGGCGGCAGCCTTCATCGCCATGATGACCGGCGTCGACGGGCAGAAAACCCTGAGCGCGGCCGGCTTCGGCGCCCCGTAA
- a CDS encoding molybdopterin-binding protein — MPTIRVSEAARFLGVSDDTVRRWTENGSLTPVKDDAGRLAVDGLELARHAQKLAQLPEDPHRSGSSARNRFVGLVTGITADKVMAQVELQCGPFRVVSLMSSEAVRDLGLELGSVATAVVKATTVIIETPQGKSII, encoded by the coding sequence ATGCCCACTATTCGCGTATCCGAGGCCGCCCGGTTCCTTGGCGTCAGTGACGACACCGTCCGGCGCTGGACAGAGAACGGCAGCCTCACCCCCGTCAAGGACGACGCCGGCCGGCTGGCCGTGGACGGACTGGAACTGGCCCGGCACGCCCAGAAGCTCGCGCAGCTTCCCGAGGACCCGCACCGGTCAGGGAGTTCGGCGCGCAACAGGTTCGTTGGCCTGGTCACGGGTATCACTGCGGACAAGGTCATGGCCCAGGTGGAACTTCAGTGCGGGCCGTTCCGGGTGGTGTCGCTGATGAGCAGCGAAGCAGTCCGGGACCTGGGCCTGGAACTCGGCTCCGTGGCCACCGCGGTGGTCAAAGCAACCACAGTCATCATCGAAACGCCGCAGGGAAAGAGCATCATTTGA
- a CDS encoding FAD-binding oxidoreductase, with protein sequence MKWIRPDSPDYDPARKVFNASIDRRPAVIAQCSNDADVAEALRYGRQNSLAVAVRAGGHSVAGMSMNNDGLVIDVRPMKSIDVDPESSIVTAGAGLTWGEFDRATQEHALAVTGGRASTTGVAGFTLGGGSGWLERSFGFACDSLVSVDLVTADGERVTASARENPELFWALHGGGGNFGVATSFTFQAHRLGPVVHAGIWLWPGEEALDVSRAYRDLALAAPDGVGVGLLYLTAPPEPFVPEHLVGKMAVAIGYVYAGEPEEGSEHARPFRELGPAVDLVGDTGYAEFNGSLDDPPDHYNYWSADYHDELPDAALDLFVESARNLPDATSQQLIARWGGAVGGSAGAATPLINRNAAWVSHPYGISPTPEEGELAKAWVKDFRQKIAPYASGGVWLNFIGNEGQERIRAAFGNGNYARLARVKRDFDPRNVFQGNQNILPAGS encoded by the coding sequence ATGAAGTGGATCAGGCCTGACAGCCCCGACTATGACCCGGCCCGGAAGGTCTTCAACGCCAGCATTGACCGGCGGCCGGCGGTGATTGCCCAGTGTTCAAATGACGCGGACGTGGCCGAAGCCCTGCGCTACGGCCGGCAGAATTCCCTCGCCGTTGCTGTCCGGGCCGGCGGCCACTCAGTGGCCGGAATGTCCATGAACAATGACGGCCTGGTGATCGATGTCCGGCCCATGAAGTCGATCGATGTGGACCCGGAATCCAGCATCGTCACCGCCGGTGCGGGCCTGACGTGGGGCGAGTTCGACCGCGCCACCCAGGAGCATGCCCTGGCGGTCACCGGCGGACGGGCCTCCACCACCGGTGTGGCCGGCTTTACCCTGGGCGGCGGATCCGGCTGGCTGGAGCGCTCCTTCGGGTTCGCGTGCGACAGTCTCGTCTCGGTGGACCTGGTGACGGCCGACGGCGAGCGTGTCACCGCGAGCGCCCGGGAAAACCCCGAACTCTTCTGGGCGCTCCATGGCGGCGGCGGCAATTTCGGCGTGGCCACGTCCTTCACATTCCAGGCGCACCGGCTCGGCCCCGTGGTGCACGCCGGGATATGGCTGTGGCCCGGTGAAGAGGCCCTGGACGTCTCCCGCGCGTACAGGGACCTGGCCCTCGCAGCCCCCGATGGCGTCGGGGTGGGGCTGCTGTACTTGACCGCTCCGCCCGAGCCGTTTGTGCCTGAGCATCTGGTGGGAAAAATGGCCGTCGCCATTGGCTATGTCTACGCGGGTGAGCCCGAGGAAGGCTCCGAACATGCCCGGCCGTTCCGCGAACTCGGACCCGCCGTCGACCTGGTGGGTGACACAGGCTATGCAGAGTTCAACGGCTCCCTGGATGATCCTCCGGACCATTACAACTACTGGAGCGCGGACTACCACGACGAACTTCCCGATGCAGCTCTGGACCTCTTTGTTGAGTCGGCCCGGAACCTCCCCGATGCCACGTCCCAGCAGCTCATCGCCCGCTGGGGCGGCGCGGTCGGCGGAAGCGCGGGGGCGGCCACGCCCTTGATCAACCGGAATGCGGCCTGGGTGAGCCACCCCTACGGCATCTCCCCCACCCCCGAGGAAGGCGAGCTGGCCAAGGCCTGGGTGAAGGACTTCCGCCAGAAAATTGCGCCCTATGCCTCGGGCGGGGTGTGGCTCAATTTCATCGGCAACGAAGGCCAGGAGCGCATCCGTGCCGCGTTCGGCAACGGGAACTACGCCCGGCTGGCCAGGGTCAAGCGGGACTTCGATCCGCGGAACGTCTTCCAGGGCAACCAGAACATCCTGCCAGCCGGCTCCTGA
- a CDS encoding DUF4031 domain-containing protein — protein MAIYLDPPLWPAHGTHFSHLISDTSLPELHAFAAAAGIPDRAFDGDHYDVAERRFDDLVAAGAIAVEARILVRKLIASGLRIPARQRNKSLKVPLLNRWEAIMPGHDALFLDLLDRWSEDHRRYHGCTHLLAVLEAMDLLTDPDDPPRTVLLAAWFHDAVYRGIAGQDEEESARLAEERLTDAGLPAAEVEEVARLVRLTSDHRPEPGDDDGALLCDADLSVLGGEPEPYARYVAAVREDYAHIGDADFAAGRAAVVRHLLELDPLFHSDRARELWLDAARRNLLGELA, from the coding sequence ATGGCGATTTACCTGGATCCGCCGCTCTGGCCCGCCCACGGCACACACTTTTCGCACCTCATCTCGGACACCTCGCTCCCGGAGCTGCACGCCTTCGCCGCCGCGGCCGGCATCCCGGACCGGGCGTTCGACGGCGACCACTACGACGTTGCCGAGCGCCGGTTCGACGACCTCGTCGCCGCGGGCGCCATCGCCGTGGAAGCCCGGATCCTGGTGCGAAAGCTCATCGCCAGCGGGCTGCGCATCCCGGCCCGGCAGCGGAACAAGTCCCTCAAGGTCCCGTTGCTGAACCGCTGGGAAGCCATCATGCCGGGACACGACGCCCTCTTCCTGGACCTGCTGGACCGCTGGAGCGAGGACCACCGCCGGTATCACGGCTGCACGCACCTGCTGGCAGTCTTGGAGGCCATGGACCTGCTCACCGACCCCGACGATCCGCCGCGGACCGTGCTGCTCGCAGCCTGGTTCCACGATGCCGTGTACCGCGGGATCGCCGGCCAGGACGAGGAGGAATCGGCCCGCCTCGCCGAGGAGCGCCTCACGGATGCGGGGCTTCCGGCCGCCGAAGTCGAGGAGGTGGCGCGGCTGGTCAGGCTGACGTCGGACCACCGCCCGGAACCAGGGGACGACGACGGCGCCCTCCTCTGCGACGCGGACCTGTCAGTCCTCGGCGGCGAACCTGAGCCGTACGCCCGGTATGTGGCCGCCGTCCGGGAAGACTATGCGCACATCGGCGACGCCGACTTCGCGGCCGGCCGTGCCGCCGTCGTCCGTCATCTGCTGGAACTGGACCCCTTGTTCCACAGCGACCGCGCACGGGAACTGTGGCTCGATGCCGCCCGCCGGAACCTTCTGGGCGAGCTGGCCTGA
- a CDS encoding VOC family protein, whose protein sequence is MNLRIQSVSVDSTDPKVPADFWEKALGWRRTYEVEDEIVLEPPAGSPADGVSPDLLFVKVPEQKEIKNRLHLDLRPDDQAEEVQRLEALGASRISIGQGPEVTWVVMADPDGNEFCVLRALRSEELEAQGLVPGFSEAPGNAAG, encoded by the coding sequence ATGAACCTGCGCATCCAATCTGTCAGCGTCGACTCCACAGACCCCAAAGTGCCCGCCGATTTCTGGGAGAAGGCCCTGGGCTGGCGCCGCACCTATGAGGTGGAAGACGAAATCGTACTGGAACCCCCTGCAGGCAGCCCGGCAGACGGCGTCAGCCCGGACCTGCTGTTCGTGAAGGTGCCGGAGCAGAAGGAGATCAAGAACAGGCTGCACCTGGACTTGCGTCCGGATGACCAGGCCGAGGAGGTGCAGCGGCTGGAAGCCCTTGGCGCGTCGCGCATTTCTATTGGGCAGGGGCCGGAGGTGACCTGGGTGGTCATGGCCGACCCGGACGGCAACGAATTCTGCGTGCTGCGGGCGCTCCGGTCAGAGGAGCTCGAAGCCCAGGGCCTGGTCCCCGGGTTTAGCGAAGCCCCGGGGAATGCCGCCGGCTAA
- a CDS encoding YccF domain-containing protein: MKTLLNIIWLVFGGLWLALGYFLAGIICCLLIVTIPWGIASFRIAAYTLWPFGRMVVDKPGGTGVFPLLGNVIWLVVAGIWIAIGHVVTAFAMAVTIIGIPLAIANLKLIPVSLMPLGKQIVPTNSPFVTAYR, translated from the coding sequence ATGAAGACTCTGCTCAACATCATCTGGCTGGTATTCGGTGGACTCTGGCTCGCTCTGGGCTACTTCCTGGCCGGCATCATCTGCTGCCTGCTCATCGTCACCATCCCGTGGGGCATCGCGTCTTTCCGCATTGCGGCGTACACGCTCTGGCCGTTCGGGCGCATGGTGGTGGACAAACCGGGCGGCACGGGCGTGTTCCCGCTGCTGGGGAATGTCATCTGGCTGGTGGTGGCGGGCATCTGGATCGCGATCGGCCACGTGGTCACAGCTTTTGCCATGGCGGTCACCATCATCGGCATCCCGCTGGCCATCGCCAACCTCAAGCTCATCCCGGTCAGCCTGATGCCGCTGGGCAAGCAGATCGTTCCCACTAACAGCCCGTTCGTTACCGCGTACCGTTAG
- a CDS encoding phosphoribosylanthranilate isomerase yields the protein MFVKVCGLSTPESVREAVDAGADAVGFVLTASPRVVSPSQVSTLLADVPDGVLAIGVFRHEPVADAIAIARAAGLEWVQLHADLTPEDVTTVHDAGMKLIRAVTMAATADAFANWGEEMLLIDAAVPGSGEAWDYASMVDVTALQDRKWLLAGGLNQDTVAHATAASGAWGVDVSSGVEVSRGVKDLAKIRAFVKAAKG from the coding sequence ATGTTCGTCAAAGTGTGTGGACTCAGTACGCCCGAATCCGTCCGTGAAGCAGTAGACGCCGGGGCGGACGCCGTCGGCTTTGTCCTCACCGCAAGCCCGCGGGTGGTCTCGCCGTCGCAGGTTTCCACTCTTCTGGCCGATGTGCCGGATGGGGTACTTGCCATCGGCGTTTTCCGGCATGAACCGGTCGCCGATGCCATTGCCATCGCCCGTGCCGCAGGACTCGAGTGGGTCCAACTCCATGCAGACCTCACCCCGGAGGACGTCACAACAGTGCACGACGCCGGCATGAAGCTGATCAGGGCGGTCACCATGGCAGCCACTGCGGACGCGTTCGCCAACTGGGGCGAGGAAATGCTGTTGATTGATGCCGCAGTGCCCGGGTCCGGAGAGGCCTGGGACTACGCCTCCATGGTGGATGTGACGGCGCTCCAGGACCGCAAGTGGCTGCTGGCCGGCGGGCTGAACCAGGACACCGTGGCGCACGCCACCGCCGCCTCAGGTGCGTGGGGCGTGGACGTCAGCTCCGGCGTCGAGGTTTCCCGTGGCGTCAAGGACCTGGCGAAGATCCGCGCCTTCGTGAAGGCCGCCAAGGGCTGA
- a CDS encoding aminoglycoside phosphotransferase family protein: MRQGITEEQSRLLTSWLGGFSVVKDYSWPLQDTNVLHVATPSGDEFIVKASTTSHHIHREIAAHAGGFEGLHGRIPALRHASADAGILVTEFLPGTLVEGTPAEDDPETYRQAGALLARIHRPAGVSSTYATALTAKTRAWMDRAHGLLPESQLDSFEQALHELRPGVALLVATHGDYQPRNWLQDNGQVKVIDFGRAEPRPWVHDLVRLSHQRFVGRPDLADAFQAGLGKTVAPAETDVWRLENLNQAIGTVVWANQLGDAAFEQTGRTMVERMLSGF, encoded by the coding sequence ATGCGCCAGGGGATCACCGAGGAACAGAGCCGGCTGCTGACGTCCTGGCTCGGGGGATTCAGCGTGGTGAAGGACTACTCGTGGCCCCTGCAGGACACGAACGTCCTCCACGTTGCCACGCCGTCGGGCGACGAATTCATCGTCAAGGCGAGCACCACAAGCCACCATATCCACCGCGAGATCGCCGCCCACGCCGGCGGGTTTGAGGGGCTTCACGGGCGGATTCCGGCGTTACGGCATGCCTCGGCGGATGCCGGGATCCTGGTGACGGAATTCCTGCCGGGAACGTTGGTGGAGGGGACGCCGGCCGAGGACGATCCGGAAACGTACCGCCAGGCCGGGGCACTGCTGGCGAGGATTCACCGGCCCGCCGGGGTCTCGTCCACCTATGCAACAGCCCTCACGGCCAAGACCCGTGCGTGGATGGACCGTGCCCACGGGCTGCTGCCCGAATCGCAGCTCGACAGCTTTGAACAGGCGCTCCATGAACTGCGGCCGGGCGTGGCGCTGCTGGTGGCAACGCACGGCGATTACCAGCCGAGGAACTGGCTGCAGGACAACGGGCAGGTCAAGGTCATCGACTTCGGCCGGGCTGAACCGCGTCCGTGGGTGCACGATCTGGTGCGGCTCAGCCATCAGCGGTTCGTTGGCAGGCCCGACCTGGCGGACGCGTTCCAGGCGGGGCTCGGCAAGACTGTGGCCCCGGCCGAGACTGACGTGTGGCGGCTGGAGAACCTGAACCAGGCCATCGGCACGGTGGTATGGGCCAACCAGCTGGGCGACGCCGCCTTCGAACAGACCGGCCGCACCATGGTGGAGCGTATGCTCTCCGGCTTCTGA
- a CDS encoding HutD family protein gives MEIIRFAELRSEPWRNGGGVTRELASHPKAASSQDGAWDWRVSIADVSKAGDFSAFPGMERVLTVIDGELLLLTVDGAEHPLEKYRPFRFSGEAAAHGALPTGDIRDLNVITRTGSFKGFTSIIELSKKRAHPVFEGQLAVLLQGQATVSAGNLSVSAEAAGAAAAAEADADADADADDAAPSPTEPEALNRYDAVVGSDTGTPEILGRGFLAVVSIDRVTA, from the coding sequence ATGGAGATCATCCGCTTCGCAGAACTCAGGTCCGAACCGTGGCGCAACGGCGGCGGGGTGACCCGGGAGCTTGCCAGCCACCCGAAGGCCGCCTCTTCGCAGGACGGCGCCTGGGACTGGCGGGTCAGCATCGCCGATGTCAGCAAGGCCGGGGATTTCTCGGCGTTCCCGGGCATGGAACGTGTGCTGACCGTGATCGACGGCGAGCTGCTCCTTCTCACGGTGGATGGCGCCGAGCACCCGCTGGAAAAGTACCGGCCGTTCAGGTTCTCCGGCGAAGCTGCCGCGCACGGTGCCCTGCCCACCGGGGACATCCGCGACCTGAACGTCATCACCCGGACGGGGTCGTTCAAGGGCTTCACGTCCATCATCGAGCTCTCCAAAAAGCGCGCGCACCCGGTTTTTGAGGGCCAGCTTGCTGTGCTGCTGCAGGGCCAGGCCACCGTCAGCGCGGGCAACCTCAGCGTCAGCGCGGAAGCCGCGGGAGCCGCTGCCGCCGCAGAAGCCGACGCCGACGCCGACGCCGACGCCGACGATGCTGCCCCCAGCCCCACGGAACCCGAGGCACTCAACAGGTATGACGCCGTCGTCGGCTCCGATACCGGGACCCCCGAAATCCTGGGCCGCGGCTTCCTGGCCGTGGTTTCAATCGACCGCGTGACTGCCTGA
- a CDS encoding ferritin — MTSTPFNALLSTQIGNEFAASQQYIAVATWFANQDLPQLARYFYRQAVEERNHAMMMVQYMLDRDIEFTIPGVPTVRNDFSSVTEPLALALEQEKEVTAAIEALFRAARSEDDALGEQFMLWFLKEQVEEVAAMTTLYNIAERADNLFDIENFIARETVGNGGRDSSAPETAGGAL, encoded by the coding sequence ATGACTTCCACACCCTTCAATGCGCTCCTGTCCACCCAGATCGGCAACGAGTTCGCGGCCTCGCAGCAGTACATTGCCGTGGCCACGTGGTTCGCCAACCAGGACCTCCCCCAGCTGGCCCGCTACTTCTACCGGCAGGCCGTGGAGGAGCGGAACCACGCCATGATGATGGTGCAGTACATGCTTGACCGCGACATTGAATTCACCATCCCGGGCGTCCCCACCGTGCGCAACGACTTCTCCTCCGTGACCGAGCCGCTGGCCCTGGCGCTGGAGCAGGAGAAGGAAGTGACGGCCGCGATCGAGGCCCTGTTCCGCGCCGCCCGTTCCGAGGACGACGCCCTGGGCGAGCAGTTTATGCTGTGGTTCCTCAAGGAGCAGGTGGAGGAGGTCGCCGCCATGACCACCCTCTATAACATCGCCGAGCGCGCGGACAACCTGTTCGACATCGAGAACTTCATCGCCCGCGAAACCGTGGGCAACGGGGGCCGCGACTCCTCCGCTCCGGAAACGGCCGGCGGCGCGCTCTAA
- a CDS encoding multidrug efflux SMR transporter, which translates to MSWLILILSGALEAVWAAALHRTFQASGRRRLAPALLFLVSVLASMAGLAIAMQSIPTGTAYAVWVGVGVVLTSAYAIITRAERPTTARLLLLTGIAACVVGLKVVA; encoded by the coding sequence ATGTCGTGGTTAATCCTCATTCTTTCCGGGGCGCTGGAGGCCGTCTGGGCCGCAGCCCTGCACCGGACATTCCAGGCCTCCGGCCGACGCCGGCTCGCGCCCGCCCTCCTCTTTCTGGTCTCCGTCCTCGCCAGCATGGCCGGCCTCGCAATCGCTATGCAGTCCATCCCCACCGGCACCGCGTACGCCGTGTGGGTGGGCGTGGGCGTGGTGCTGACGTCCGCCTACGCGATCATCACCAGGGCGGAACGTCCGACGACGGCGCGCCTGCTGCTGCTTACCGGCATCGCCGCGTGCGTGGTTGGCCTGAAGGTGGTGGCGTAA
- a CDS encoding multidrug efflux SMR transporter, which produces MNKRSAAWLMLLASAVLEAVWATALGQSDGFTRPLPTLVFTVTATLSMIGLGLAIRSIPLGTAYAVWVGIGAALTVGWAMATGVEPYSVLKVLFIAGIVGCAAGLKSLPAGRNNEPATEDTPASATFE; this is translated from the coding sequence ATGAATAAACGTTCCGCTGCGTGGCTGATGCTGCTGGCCTCCGCCGTGCTGGAAGCCGTCTGGGCCACCGCCCTGGGCCAGTCCGACGGTTTCACCCGCCCCCTGCCCACTCTTGTCTTCACGGTGACGGCCACCCTGAGCATGATCGGCCTGGGCCTGGCCATCCGCAGCATCCCGCTCGGGACGGCCTACGCCGTCTGGGTGGGGATCGGCGCTGCCCTGACGGTGGGCTGGGCGATGGCCACCGGCGTCGAACCCTACAGCGTCCTGAAGGTGCTGTTCATCGCCGGGATTGTGGGCTGCGCGGCCGGGTTGAAATCCCTGCCTGCTGGCAGGAACAATGAGCCAGCCACCGAGGACACGCCGGCGTCTGCCACCTTCGAATAG
- a CDS encoding sulfite exporter TauE/SafE family protein: MTTTELIIAALIVAVAVVAQAGTGSGFGIVSSPLLLMISPQLVPGPLLLVSVVVMLFVSWQNRRGLRHVDLKLAIAGCLPGAVAGLCVLPLLNGKWTGMIVGGLVVASVLTGLTGFRIPQDRFSLFTAGLLGGVLGTVASTSGPPLVVVYRSEDPARYRANLSLFFLVSSLVSLLALAGAGSFGTEELLLTGWLLPGVALGALASRPVVKRISAAALRPAALSLCLVAGVSLLIKGALA, encoded by the coding sequence ATGACCACCACGGAACTCATCATCGCGGCTCTCATAGTTGCCGTCGCTGTGGTGGCACAGGCCGGCACCGGGTCCGGATTCGGCATCGTCTCCTCGCCGCTGCTGCTGATGATCAGCCCGCAGCTGGTGCCCGGCCCGCTGCTTCTCGTGTCGGTGGTGGTCATGCTGTTCGTGAGCTGGCAGAACCGGAGGGGGCTGCGGCACGTGGATCTCAAGCTGGCCATTGCCGGGTGCCTGCCCGGTGCCGTTGCCGGACTGTGTGTGCTGCCCCTGCTGAACGGCAAATGGACCGGTATGATTGTGGGCGGGCTGGTGGTGGCCAGCGTGCTCACCGGACTCACAGGGTTCCGCATCCCGCAAGACCGCTTCTCCCTGTTCACGGCCGGCCTGCTCGGCGGAGTCCTGGGTACGGTTGCCTCCACCTCAGGGCCGCCGCTTGTGGTGGTTTACCGGAGCGAAGACCCGGCCCGGTACCGTGCCAACCTCTCCCTGTTTTTTCTGGTTTCGTCGTTGGTCTCGTTGCTCGCCCTGGCGGGCGCCGGTTCCTTCGGCACGGAGGAGCTGCTGCTCACCGGCTGGCTGCTGCCGGGCGTTGCCCTCGGGGCGCTGGCATCGCGGCCGGTGGTGAAGCGGATTTCCGCCGCCGCCCTCCGTCCCGCGGCCCTCAGCCTGTGTCTGGTTGCCGGGGTGAGCCTGCTCATCAAAGGCGCTCTGGCCTGA